A stretch of the Aneurinibacillus migulanus genome encodes the following:
- the pcrA gene encoding DNA helicase PcrA codes for MFINREDALQGLNPQQKEAVLATDGPLLLLAGAGSGKTRVLTQRIAYLLSEKKVAPWSILAITFTNKAAREMKDRVSAIVGPDAEDIWISTFHSMCVHTLRRDIDHIGYNRNFTILDSSDQLSVVKQCLKELNIDPKKFDPRAVLGFISTAKNELKTPEQYGDMAMGPIEQVSQRVYTLYQKKLKSNNSLDFDDLIMKTIQLFEEVPEVLEFYQKKFRYVHVDEYQDTNRAQYMLVKMLAAGHKNICVVGDSDQSIYRWRGADITNILNFEKDYPNARTILLEQNYRSTKKILEAANKVISNNFGRKPKNLWTENDDGAVIRYYTADSEHSEAYYIVDQIQKAVDRGRAYRDVAILYRTNAQSRVIEEVFVKSGIPYNIVGGTKFYDRKEIKDMLAYLRLISNPDDDLSLTRIINVPKRGIGAGTVEKIATYAAQQGISMYKAIQEVDQIGLSARFTDSVVKFARLITELESMQEYLSVTELAEEVLKRTEYREELRREGTLEARSRVENIEEFLSVTMEFERTNEDKTLVAFLTDLALVADIDKLDETEEDKGNAVVMMTLHSAKGLEFPMVFLAGMEEGIFPHSRALFEEVEMEEERRLAYVGITRAEQELFLTRALMRTLYGQTKMNAPSRFIEEIPEHLIQAEGTVQERLAARTGRMDSQMAQPQQRSGVVSMRSQQPKGSTSKASGGQGAEAMDWKAGDKVAHGKWGTGTVVSIKGSGQDLELTIAFPNPTGLKKLLAKFAPIEKA; via the coding sequence TTGTTTATAAATAGGGAAGACGCGCTACAAGGATTGAATCCACAGCAGAAGGAAGCCGTGCTGGCGACGGACGGGCCGCTTTTGCTCCTGGCTGGAGCAGGCAGCGGAAAGACGCGGGTGCTAACACAGCGCATCGCGTATTTGTTGAGCGAAAAAAAAGTGGCACCGTGGAGCATTCTAGCGATTACTTTTACGAATAAAGCTGCTCGTGAGATGAAAGACCGGGTTTCAGCGATTGTGGGACCAGACGCCGAAGATATTTGGATTTCGACATTTCACTCTATGTGTGTGCACACGTTACGGCGTGACATTGACCATATTGGATATAACCGCAACTTTACGATTCTGGATTCAAGCGATCAACTCTCGGTCGTTAAGCAGTGCCTGAAAGAATTAAATATCGATCCGAAGAAATTTGATCCGCGAGCTGTGCTTGGATTCATCAGTACCGCAAAAAATGAATTGAAAACGCCAGAGCAGTATGGCGATATGGCCATGGGACCGATCGAACAGGTGTCTCAGCGGGTATATACCTTATATCAGAAGAAGCTTAAGAGTAACAATTCGCTTGATTTCGATGATTTGATCATGAAAACCATTCAATTGTTCGAAGAAGTGCCGGAGGTATTAGAATTCTATCAGAAGAAATTCCGCTACGTACATGTCGACGAGTACCAGGATACGAACCGGGCTCAATACATGCTGGTAAAGATGCTGGCAGCAGGCCATAAAAATATTTGCGTGGTCGGAGACTCCGATCAATCCATCTACCGTTGGCGTGGAGCTGACATTACCAACATTCTGAACTTCGAGAAAGACTATCCGAACGCACGCACGATTTTGCTGGAGCAGAATTACCGTTCCACAAAAAAAATTCTCGAAGCAGCTAACAAAGTAATCAGCAATAATTTTGGCCGCAAGCCGAAAAATCTGTGGACAGAAAACGATGATGGAGCTGTTATCCGTTATTATACGGCAGATAGCGAACACTCTGAGGCATATTATATCGTCGACCAAATCCAGAAAGCCGTGGATCGTGGGCGCGCATATCGTGATGTTGCGATTCTGTACCGAACAAATGCGCAGTCCCGTGTAATAGAGGAAGTTTTTGTGAAATCAGGCATTCCGTACAATATTGTCGGCGGCACGAAGTTCTACGATCGCAAAGAAATTAAAGATATGCTGGCTTATTTACGTCTTATCTCTAATCCGGATGATGATTTGAGCCTAACCCGGATCATCAATGTACCGAAGCGAGGCATTGGTGCGGGAACAGTGGAGAAAATCGCGACCTATGCGGCCCAGCAGGGTATCTCTATGTACAAGGCGATTCAGGAAGTGGATCAGATAGGACTGAGCGCCCGTTTCACTGATTCGGTTGTGAAGTTCGCCCGTTTGATTACTGAACTGGAAAGTATGCAGGAGTACCTTAGCGTGACAGAACTGGCGGAAGAGGTACTAAAGCGTACCGAATACCGGGAAGAATTAAGAAGGGAAGGTACGCTTGAAGCGCGCAGCCGCGTTGAGAATATTGAAGAGTTTCTTTCTGTTACGATGGAATTTGAACGTACTAATGAGGATAAGACGCTTGTGGCGTTCTTGACTGATCTTGCACTGGTAGCTGATATTGATAAGCTTGATGAAACGGAAGAAGACAAAGGCAATGCAGTTGTCATGATGACGCTACATAGCGCAAAGGGCCTCGAATTTCCGATGGTCTTCCTGGCGGGAATGGAAGAAGGCATATTCCCGCATTCTCGCGCGCTTTTCGAAGAAGTAGAGATGGAAGAGGAACGCCGTCTCGCGTATGTAGGCATCACGCGAGCCGAACAAGAGCTGTTTTTGACCCGAGCGTTGATGCGGACATTGTACGGCCAGACAAAAATGAATGCGCCGTCCCGCTTTATCGAGGAGATTCCTGAACATCTCATTCAAGCGGAAGGTACAGTGCAAGAAAGGCTGGCAGCCCGTACCGGGCGTATGGACAGTCAGATGGCACAGCCGCAGCAGCGTAGCGGGGTAGTATCAATGCGCTCGCAACAGCCGAAAGGCAGTACATCGAAAGCCTCAGGCGGACAAGGCGCAGAGGCAATGGATTGGAAGGCCGGTGACAAGGTTGCACACGGCAAGTGGGGTACCGGTACAGTCGTATCGATTAAGGGAAGCGGACAGGATTTGGAGCTGACGATCGCATTTCCGAACCCGACCGGATTGAAGAAACTATTGGCCAAGTTTGCGCCGATTGAAAAAGCATAG
- the ligA gene encoding NAD-dependent DNA ligase LigA, giving the protein MDRNEAIQRVEELRHIIEQHNYLYYVKDDPQISDHEWDRLMQELIRLEGDFPELLTPDSPTQRVGGPPLEFFEKVEHTTPMLSLGNAFDEQDLRDFDRRVRQGLGVDDAIRYMCELKIDGLAVSLRYEGGMFVRGATRGDGRTGEDITQNLRTIRSLPVKLKQPLTIDIRGEAFMPRRAFERLNRERTEREEPLFANPRNAAAGSLRQLDPKIAASRSLDIFLYSMVGEDVLPVDTHSGALSMLDELGFKVNPERRICDGIDEVISFIEGWQERRSELAYDIDGIVVKVDRLAYQEELGFTAKTPRWAIAYKFPAEEAVTVLRDIEVTVGRTGAVTPTAILDPVSLAGTTVQRASLHNEDIIREKGIMIGDHVVVKKAGDIIPEVVAVKTDMRTGDEQPYHMPTHCPACASELVRLDEEVALRCINPQCSAQIREGIIHFVSRNAMNIDGVGEKVVIQLYEHELIRSVADLYYLNREVLLELDRMGEKSVDNMLKAIETSKNNSLERLLFGLGIRFVGEKAARLLAQQFGTMEKLQQATEEEIISIHEIGVKIAESVVKYFEKPEVTETINRLREAGVNMEYKGLRPEEVETDSPFSGKTVVLTGTLEQVTRKEAQQLIEVRGGKVSGSVSKKTDLVVAGEAAGSKLAKANELGIQVIDEATFLEWVND; this is encoded by the coding sequence ATGGATCGAAACGAGGCTATTCAGCGGGTGGAGGAACTGCGTCACATAATCGAGCAGCATAACTATTTATATTATGTGAAAGATGACCCGCAAATTTCCGATCATGAATGGGATCGGCTCATGCAGGAGCTGATTCGTCTTGAAGGGGATTTCCCTGAGCTGCTCACGCCGGATTCCCCGACCCAACGTGTGGGAGGGCCACCTTTAGAGTTTTTCGAGAAGGTGGAGCATACCACGCCGATGCTCAGTCTGGGGAACGCGTTCGATGAGCAGGATTTACGTGACTTTGACCGCCGGGTTCGGCAAGGGCTTGGAGTTGACGATGCGATTCGCTATATGTGCGAATTGAAAATCGATGGATTAGCTGTCTCGCTACGTTATGAAGGCGGAATGTTCGTGCGCGGTGCAACTCGGGGCGATGGCCGTACAGGAGAAGACATTACGCAAAATCTGCGTACCATACGCTCGCTTCCGGTTAAGTTGAAGCAGCCGCTTACAATCGATATACGTGGAGAGGCCTTTATGCCACGCCGGGCGTTCGAACGGTTGAACAGGGAACGTACAGAGCGTGAAGAGCCGCTATTTGCCAATCCGCGCAATGCAGCGGCTGGATCGCTGCGTCAGCTCGATCCGAAAATCGCTGCGTCCCGTTCACTTGACATCTTTCTGTATTCTATGGTTGGTGAAGATGTACTGCCTGTCGATACGCACAGCGGGGCACTTAGCATGCTGGATGAGCTCGGTTTCAAGGTGAATCCTGAACGCCGTATATGCGACGGGATCGATGAAGTTATCTCCTTTATTGAAGGCTGGCAGGAGCGGCGTAGTGAGCTGGCTTATGATATTGACGGTATTGTAGTGAAAGTGGATCGCCTTGCATATCAGGAAGAACTCGGCTTTACCGCGAAGACTCCACGTTGGGCGATTGCTTACAAGTTCCCGGCAGAAGAAGCGGTGACGGTGCTGCGCGATATTGAAGTTACGGTCGGTCGCACTGGTGCGGTTACACCGACGGCCATCCTTGACCCGGTAAGCCTGGCTGGTACGACAGTTCAACGGGCATCACTGCATAATGAAGATATTATCCGGGAGAAGGGCATCATGATTGGAGACCATGTCGTGGTGAAGAAAGCGGGCGACATTATCCCGGAAGTCGTAGCGGTCAAGACGGATATGCGGACCGGAGATGAGCAGCCTTATCATATGCCAACCCATTGCCCGGCTTGCGCAAGTGAACTTGTTCGTCTGGATGAGGAAGTAGCATTGCGCTGTATTAATCCACAATGTTCTGCGCAAATCCGTGAAGGGATTATTCATTTTGTCTCTCGTAATGCTATGAACATCGACGGTGTAGGAGAAAAAGTTGTTATCCAGCTGTATGAGCATGAGCTGATTCGCAGTGTAGCTGATCTTTATTATTTGAATCGGGAAGTACTGCTTGAATTAGACCGCATGGGAGAGAAATCGGTCGACAATATGTTGAAGGCCATCGAGACGAGTAAGAACAATTCGTTAGAGCGACTGTTGTTCGGACTCGGTATTCGTTTTGTTGGTGAGAAAGCGGCGCGCCTATTGGCACAGCAATTCGGAACGATGGAGAAGCTACAGCAGGCTACAGAAGAAGAGATTATCTCCATCCATGAAATTGGAGTAAAAATTGCGGAAAGTGTCGTGAAATATTTCGAAAAGCCGGAAGTGACAGAGACGATAAATCGACTGCGCGAGGCTGGAGTGAATATGGAATATAAGGGTCTGCGTCCGGAAGAAGTTGAGACAGATTCGCCGTTTTCTGGCAAAACGGTTGTATTGACCGGGACGCTAGAGCAAGTGACCCGTAAGGAAGCGCAACAATTAATAGAGGTGCGCGGAGGTAAAGTGTCAGGCAGTGTTAGCAAGAAGACGGATTTGGTCGTTGCCGGTGAAGCGGCTGGATCAAAGCTGGCGAAAGCGAATGAGCTTGGTATTCAGGTAATTGATGAAGCGACGTTCTTAGAATGGGTGAATGATTAA
- a CDS encoding cytosine permease, translating to MESKNNSIMNKTLYFSLFIPVIAVFLVDYYILKKSRYYAEEIISGERKVYWYQGGVNLFAYIAYLGGALFAYYFTYVQPLVENKQGNVIAKQVEYKDTGEAK from the coding sequence ATTGAATCGAAAAATAATTCAATAATGAATAAAACTCTCTATTTCTCCTTGTTTATTCCGGTTATTGCTGTGTTTCTGGTAGATTACTATATCCTGAAGAAAAGTAGATACTATGCCGAAGAAATCATTTCAGGAGAACGTAAAGTGTACTGGTATCAGGGAGGTGTAAATCTTTTTGCATATATTGCATACCTGGGTGGCGCTTTGTTTGCGTACTATTTCACTTATGTACAGCCGTTAGTTGAGAATAAGCAGGGCAATGTAATAGCTAAACAGGTAGAATACAAGGATACGGGGGAAGCGAAATGA
- a CDS encoding carbon-nitrogen hydrolase family protein — protein MKIKVAAVQFEAGVGLKQENRLQMKQWINTIMAEHPDCSIIVFPELVVSGYDCGCHMAALAEEVEGESYRFFSEEARRYGVHIAYGNIERSGQEDRPYNTVWLIGSDGSLLHTYRKIHLTSLEEAYFTPGEALPQSLCQIQHGLCVG, from the coding sequence ATGAAAATTAAAGTAGCCGCTGTTCAGTTCGAAGCCGGGGTGGGATTAAAGCAAGAAAATAGGCTACAGATGAAACAGTGGATAAATACGATCATGGCAGAGCATCCAGATTGCTCGATTATTGTCTTTCCTGAACTCGTGGTAAGCGGCTACGACTGCGGATGCCATATGGCAGCACTAGCTGAGGAGGTAGAGGGAGAGTCCTATCGGTTTTTCTCAGAGGAAGCCAGACGGTATGGTGTGCATATCGCTTATGGAAACATAGAGAGGAGTGGACAGGAGGATAGACCGTACAATACGGTATGGCTTATTGGCTCGGATGGCTCACTCCTGCATACGTATCGCAAAATCCATCTGACAAGCCTGGAAGAAGCATACTTTACTCCGGGAGAAGCCTTACCGCAATCCTTATGCCAGATTCAGCATGGCCTGTGCGTTGGATAA